The following are from one region of the Mangifera indica cultivar Alphonso chromosome 14, CATAS_Mindica_2.1, whole genome shotgun sequence genome:
- the LOC123195717 gene encoding ceramide synthase 1 LOH3-like isoform X1: MGILSSSGLVNWESESDPAAKDFLFLPFFALFFPSVRLFLDTYVFENLGKRLIFGKGHPKHDFGTNIKRKKLNKFKESAWKCVYFLSAELLVLYVSYDEPWFTDTKYFWVGPGDQVWPDQKIKLKLKGLYMYVAGFYSYSIFALLFWETRRSDFAVSMTHHIATVILVVLSYMFRFTRVGSVALALHDATDVFLEVGKISKYSGYERIANISFILFVLSWTILRIICYPLLVLRSTTYEVLLTLDMEKHMVDGSIFYYLFNTLLFCLLGVNIYWWKLMLGMVVEQIRAKGQLGDDIRSDSEGENEHDD, from the exons ATGGGTATTTTGAGCAGCTCTGGGTTGGTTAACTGGGAGTCCGAATCAGATCCAGCTGCCAAGGACTTTCTGTTCCTTCCATTCTTTGCTCTCTTCTTCCCCTCTGTCAGGCTCTTTCTTGACACCTACGTCTTTGAG AACTTAGGAAAAAGACTGATTTTTGGGAAGGGTCACCCCAAACATGATTTTGGGACAAATATTAAGAGGAAgaaactcaataaatttaaagagtCAGCATGGAAATGCGTTTATTTTTTGTCTGCAGAACTTTTGGTACTTTATGTTTCCTATGATGAGCCTTGGTTCACTGATACCAAGTACTTTTGGGTAGGGCCCGGAGATCAGGTTTGGCCTGACCAGAAAATTAA ATTGAAATTGAAAGGATTGTACATGTATGTTGCTGGATTCTACTCATACTCCATATTTGCTTTGCTCTTCTGGGAAACCAGGCGTTCAGACTTTGCAGTGTCAATGACTCATCATATTGCAACTGTCATTCTCGTTGTGTTGTCTTACATGTTTAG GTTCACTCGTGTTGGTTCAGTTGCTCTAGCCCTCCATGATGCCACCGATGTTTTCTTAGAAGTTGGAAAGATATCAAAATACAGTGGCTATGAAAGGATTGCTAACATATCTTTCATTCTTTTTGTTCTCTCTTGGACTATACTTCGCATAATTTGCTATCCACTCCTGGTACTTCGGAGTACAAC CTACGAGGTTCTTCTAACCTTGGACATGGAGAAGCACATGGTGGATGGGTCCATCTTTTATTATCTGTTTAATACTCTTCTATTCTGCTTGCTTGGAGTCAACATTTATTGGTGGAAGTTAATGCTTGGGATGGTTGTTGAGCAGATCCGGGCAAAAGGCCAGCTTGGTGACGACATTCGCTCAG ATTCCGAAGGTGAGAATGAACATGATGACTGA
- the LOC123196591 gene encoding zinc finger protein HD1-like has translation MLKVNSAADSYSGNWVRVCDTCEANDSTNLCSSCDERIHAASSMALLQECEWAFTENAALEPFSCQADAASLCVNSLPGHIPMPSVSSLVYANSCGYPEELTGGVLDSAEEEIDEDQTDSWLLLEPEKNSENQTNVGLTYREPDKSDFNSCTDLRYEDQKNQQQLYNGCRGDSGSNVIVPVQSFELKEQEGHRQHQHQQQHDFYFDRMYEASKAAFIDTPSSQSVPMSFFNARIVPTTTISDIPSSYMRYPNGITDFFPKFSLLMPLQFTTMNREAKVLRYREKRKARKFGKKIRYASRKAYAEARPRVKGRFVRKTDMDFEVGEMFSTEDYGYGFVPSY, from the exons atgttgAAAGTGAATTCTGCTGCAGATAGCTATTCTGGCAATTGGGTCCGTGTTTGTGACACTTGTGAAGCTAATGATTCAACCAACTTATGCAGCAGCTGCGATGAACGTATTCATGCTGCCAGCTCCATGGCCTTGCTACAGGAGTGTGAGTGGGCTTTCACTGAGAATGCAGCACTGGAACCTTTCAGCTGCCAGGCTGATGCTGCCTCTCTCTGTGTCAACTCTTTGCCTGGTCACATTCCGATGCCTTCTGTGTCAAGTCTAGTGTATGCAAACTCATGTGGTTATCCAGAGGAATTGACAGGTGGGGTTTTAGATTCAGCAGAAGAGGAAATTGATGAAGATCAAACAGATTCTTGGTTGTTACTTGAGCCGGAGAAAAACAGTGAAAACCAGACTAATGTTGGACTGACATATAGGGAGCCAGATAAATCCGATTTCAACTCATGTACTGATCTTCGATACGAAGACCAGAAGAATCAGCAGCAGCTTTACAACGGTTGTCGCGGGGATAGTGGTAGCAATGTCATTGTGCCGGTTCAGTCTTTTGAACTTAAGGAGCAAGAAGGACACCGGCAACACCAACACCAGCAGCAACATGACTTTTACTTCGATAGGATGTATGAAGCCTCGAAAGCTGCTTTCATTGACACTCCAAGTAGTCAGAGC GTCCCCATGTCTTTTTTTAATGCTAGGATCGTACCAACCACAACAATAAGCGACATACCTAGTTCATACATGAGATATCCAAACGGGATAACTGACTTCTTCCCAAAATTTTCACTTCTGATGCCTCTCCAATTTACTACTATGAACAGAGAGGCAAAGGTCCTAAGATacagagagaaaagaaaagcaagGAAATTTGGGAAGAAAATAAGATATGCCTCTAGGAAAGCCTATGCAGAGGCTCGACCTCGAGTCAAAGGAAGGTTTGTGAGGAAAACAGACATGGATTTTGAAGTGGGTGAGATGTTCTCAACAGAAGACTATGGCTATGGATTTGTTCCATCATATTAG
- the LOC123195717 gene encoding ceramide synthase 1 LOH3-like isoform X2, which translates to MGILSSSGLVNWESESDPAAKDFLFLPFFALFFPSVRLFLDTYVFENLGKRLIFGKGHPKHDFGTNIKRKKLNKFKESAWKCVYFLSAELLVLYVSYDEPWFTDTKYFWVGPGDQVWPDQKIKLKLKGLYMYVAGFYSYSIFALLFWETRRSDFAVSMTHHIATVILVVLSYMFRFTRVGSVALALHDATDVFLEVGKISKYSGYERIANISFILFVLSWTILRIICYPLLVLRSTTSGQKASLVTTFAQIPKVRMNMMTDHQKGIMKFI; encoded by the exons ATGGGTATTTTGAGCAGCTCTGGGTTGGTTAACTGGGAGTCCGAATCAGATCCAGCTGCCAAGGACTTTCTGTTCCTTCCATTCTTTGCTCTCTTCTTCCCCTCTGTCAGGCTCTTTCTTGACACCTACGTCTTTGAG AACTTAGGAAAAAGACTGATTTTTGGGAAGGGTCACCCCAAACATGATTTTGGGACAAATATTAAGAGGAAgaaactcaataaatttaaagagtCAGCATGGAAATGCGTTTATTTTTTGTCTGCAGAACTTTTGGTACTTTATGTTTCCTATGATGAGCCTTGGTTCACTGATACCAAGTACTTTTGGGTAGGGCCCGGAGATCAGGTTTGGCCTGACCAGAAAATTAA ATTGAAATTGAAAGGATTGTACATGTATGTTGCTGGATTCTACTCATACTCCATATTTGCTTTGCTCTTCTGGGAAACCAGGCGTTCAGACTTTGCAGTGTCAATGACTCATCATATTGCAACTGTCATTCTCGTTGTGTTGTCTTACATGTTTAG GTTCACTCGTGTTGGTTCAGTTGCTCTAGCCCTCCATGATGCCACCGATGTTTTCTTAGAAGTTGGAAAGATATCAAAATACAGTGGCTATGAAAGGATTGCTAACATATCTTTCATTCTTTTTGTTCTCTCTTGGACTATACTTCGCATAATTTGCTATCCACTCCTGGTACTTCGGAGTACAAC ATCCGGGCAAAAGGCCAGCTTGGTGACGACATTCGCTCAG ATTCCGAAGGTGAGAATGAACATGATGACTGACCATCAAAAAGGAATAATGAAGTTCATCTAA
- the LOC123195488 gene encoding indole-3-glycerol phosphate synthase, chloroplastic-like isoform X3, with amino-acid sequence MEGLVSPRTVSLNLKAKLKPKHDYFSSLIVRSVPMDPHTRHTVAASIRAQQADSKDVSAVISPVKKDVEIALKVKEWELGMFQNEVAASQGIRIRRRAPTGPPLKYAGPFELQIQNEGNTPLNILEEIIWHKDVEVSQLKERMPIDILKKALQNAPPAREFIGALRAAHLRTGLPGLIAEVKKASPSRGIIREDFDPVKIAQAYEKGGAACLSVLTDEKYFKGSFENLEAIRSAGVKCPLLCKEFIIDAWQIYYARIKGADAVLLIAAVLPDLDIRYMINVCKMLGLAALVEVHDEKEMDRVLGIEGIELIGINNRNLETFKVDISNTKKLLQGEHGQRILQKDIIVVGESGLFTPDHIAYVQAAGVKAVLVGESIVKQSDPAEGITGLFVYFSGSSSGFHQS; translated from the exons ATGGAGGGCTTAGTTTCTCCGAGAACTGTATCGCTGAATCTCAAAGCCAAACTGAAGCCGAAACACGATTACTTCTCATCCTTAATCGTACGTTCCGTTCCAATGGACCCGCATACACGCCACACTGTCGCTGCCTCCATTCGAGCTCAACAG GCTGACAGCAAGGATGTGTCAGCTGTAATTTCTCCTGTGAAGAAGGATGTTGAGATTGCTCTTAAAGTGAAAGAGTGGGAACTGGGGATGTTCCAAAATGAGGTAGCTGCTAGCCAAGGTATAAGAATAAGGAGAAGGGCTCCAACTGGTCCTCCTTTGAAATATGCAGGACCCTTTGAATTGCAGATTCAGAATGAGGGCAATACTCCTCTGAACATTTTAGAGGAAATCATATGGCACAAGGATGTTGAGGTTTCTCAGTTAAAAGAAAGAATGCCAATTGATATACTGAAGAAAGCCCTTCAGAATGCTCCACCTGCTAGAGAGTTCATTGGAGCTCTTAGAGCTGCCCATTTACGAACTGGACTGCCTGGTTTGATTGCCGAAGTAAAGAAGGCTTCTCCCAGTAGGGGAATCATCAGAGAGGATTTTGATCCT GTTAAAATTGCCCAAGCCTATGAGAAAGGTGGAGCTGCATGCCTCAGTGTTTTGACGGATGAGAAGTATTTTAAA GGtagctttgaaaatttggaggcaATAAGGAGTGCTGGTGTAAAG TGCCCTCTACTGTGCAAAGAATTCATAATAGATGCATGGCAGATCTACTATGCTCGAATTAAAGGTGCAGATGCTGTTCTACTGATTGCTGCTGTTTTGCCTGATCTTGACATCAGATACATGATTAATGTCTGCAAGATGCTTGGCTTAGCAGCACTTGTGGAG GTTCATGATGAGAAGGAAATGGATCGTGTTCTTGGAATAGAGGGCATTGAGCTTATTGGTATCAACAATCGTAACCTTG AAACATTTAAGGTTGATATTAGTAACACAAAGAAGCTTCTTCAAGGAGAGCATGGCCAAAGGATCCTTCAAAAAGATATTATT GTAGTTGGTGAATCTGGGCTGTTTACTCCTGATCATATTGCATATGTACAAGCAGCTGGTGTTAAAGCT GTTTTGGTTGGGGAGTCAATTGTGAAACAAAGTGACCCTGCAGAAGGAATAACTGGACTATTTG TTTACTTCAGCGGCAGCAGCTCAGGATTCCACCAGAGTTGA
- the LOC123195488 gene encoding indole-3-glycerol phosphate synthase, chloroplastic-like isoform X2, giving the protein MEGLVSPRTVSLNLKAKLKPKHDYFSSLIVRSVPMDPHTRHTVAASIRAQQADSKDVSAVISPVKKDVEIALKVKEWELGMFQNEVAASQGIRIRRRAPTGPPLKYAGPFELQIQNEGNTPLNILEEIIWHKDVEVSQLKERMPIDILKKALQNAPPAREFIGALRAAHLRTGLPGLIAEVKKASPSRGIIREDFDPVKIAQAYEKGGAACLSVLTDEKYFKGSFENLEAIRSAGVKCPLLCKEFIIDAWQIYYARIKGADAVLLIAAVLPDLDIRYMINVCKMLGLAALVEVHDEKEMDRVLGIEGIELIGINNRNLETFKVDISNTKKLLQGEHGQRILQKDIIVVGESGLFTPDHIAYVQAAGVKAVLVGESIVKQSDPAEGITGLFAQDSTRVELCNSSRNGRLLLSNAMNISTCQKYLPCIQLLPPEPNKHLITSSMGKNIQRL; this is encoded by the exons ATGGAGGGCTTAGTTTCTCCGAGAACTGTATCGCTGAATCTCAAAGCCAAACTGAAGCCGAAACACGATTACTTCTCATCCTTAATCGTACGTTCCGTTCCAATGGACCCGCATACACGCCACACTGTCGCTGCCTCCATTCGAGCTCAACAG GCTGACAGCAAGGATGTGTCAGCTGTAATTTCTCCTGTGAAGAAGGATGTTGAGATTGCTCTTAAAGTGAAAGAGTGGGAACTGGGGATGTTCCAAAATGAGGTAGCTGCTAGCCAAGGTATAAGAATAAGGAGAAGGGCTCCAACTGGTCCTCCTTTGAAATATGCAGGACCCTTTGAATTGCAGATTCAGAATGAGGGCAATACTCCTCTGAACATTTTAGAGGAAATCATATGGCACAAGGATGTTGAGGTTTCTCAGTTAAAAGAAAGAATGCCAATTGATATACTGAAGAAAGCCCTTCAGAATGCTCCACCTGCTAGAGAGTTCATTGGAGCTCTTAGAGCTGCCCATTTACGAACTGGACTGCCTGGTTTGATTGCCGAAGTAAAGAAGGCTTCTCCCAGTAGGGGAATCATCAGAGAGGATTTTGATCCT GTTAAAATTGCCCAAGCCTATGAGAAAGGTGGAGCTGCATGCCTCAGTGTTTTGACGGATGAGAAGTATTTTAAA GGtagctttgaaaatttggaggcaATAAGGAGTGCTGGTGTAAAG TGCCCTCTACTGTGCAAAGAATTCATAATAGATGCATGGCAGATCTACTATGCTCGAATTAAAGGTGCAGATGCTGTTCTACTGATTGCTGCTGTTTTGCCTGATCTTGACATCAGATACATGATTAATGTCTGCAAGATGCTTGGCTTAGCAGCACTTGTGGAG GTTCATGATGAGAAGGAAATGGATCGTGTTCTTGGAATAGAGGGCATTGAGCTTATTGGTATCAACAATCGTAACCTTG AAACATTTAAGGTTGATATTAGTAACACAAAGAAGCTTCTTCAAGGAGAGCATGGCCAAAGGATCCTTCAAAAAGATATTATT GTAGTTGGTGAATCTGGGCTGTTTACTCCTGATCATATTGCATATGTACAAGCAGCTGGTGTTAAAGCT GTTTTGGTTGGGGAGTCAATTGTGAAACAAAGTGACCCTGCAGAAGGAATAACTGGACTATTTG CTCAGGATTCCACCAGAGTTGAGCTATGCAACAGCAGTAGGAATGGCCGGTTGTTGCTGAGTAATGCAATGAATATTTCCACCTGCCAAAAATATCTCCCTTGCATTCAACTCCTACCACCTGAGCCGAACAAACATTTAATAACTTCATCCATGGGGAAAAATATACAAAGATTGTAG
- the LOC123195488 gene encoding indole-3-glycerol phosphate synthase, chloroplastic-like isoform X1 translates to MEGLVSPRTVSLNLKAKLKPKHDYFSSLIVRSVPMDPHTRHTVAASIRAQQADSKDVSAVISPVKKDVEIALKVKEWELGMFQNEVAASQGIRIRRRAPTGPPLKYAGPFELQIQNEGNTPLNILEEIIWHKDVEVSQLKERMPIDILKKALQNAPPAREFIGALRAAHLRTGLPGLIAEVKKASPSRGIIREDFDPVKIAQAYEKGGAACLSVLTDEKYFKGSFENLEAIRSAGVKCPLLCKEFIIDAWQIYYARIKGADAVLLIAAVLPDLDIRYMINVCKMLGLAALVEVHDEKEMDRVLGIEGIELIGINNRNLETFKVDISNTKKLLQGEHGQRILQKDIIVVGESGLFTPDHIAYVQAAGVKAVLVGESIVKQSDPAEGITGLFAAAAQDSTRVELCNSSRNGRLLLSNAMNISTCQKYLPCIQLLPPEPNKHLITSSMGKNIQRL, encoded by the exons ATGGAGGGCTTAGTTTCTCCGAGAACTGTATCGCTGAATCTCAAAGCCAAACTGAAGCCGAAACACGATTACTTCTCATCCTTAATCGTACGTTCCGTTCCAATGGACCCGCATACACGCCACACTGTCGCTGCCTCCATTCGAGCTCAACAG GCTGACAGCAAGGATGTGTCAGCTGTAATTTCTCCTGTGAAGAAGGATGTTGAGATTGCTCTTAAAGTGAAAGAGTGGGAACTGGGGATGTTCCAAAATGAGGTAGCTGCTAGCCAAGGTATAAGAATAAGGAGAAGGGCTCCAACTGGTCCTCCTTTGAAATATGCAGGACCCTTTGAATTGCAGATTCAGAATGAGGGCAATACTCCTCTGAACATTTTAGAGGAAATCATATGGCACAAGGATGTTGAGGTTTCTCAGTTAAAAGAAAGAATGCCAATTGATATACTGAAGAAAGCCCTTCAGAATGCTCCACCTGCTAGAGAGTTCATTGGAGCTCTTAGAGCTGCCCATTTACGAACTGGACTGCCTGGTTTGATTGCCGAAGTAAAGAAGGCTTCTCCCAGTAGGGGAATCATCAGAGAGGATTTTGATCCT GTTAAAATTGCCCAAGCCTATGAGAAAGGTGGAGCTGCATGCCTCAGTGTTTTGACGGATGAGAAGTATTTTAAA GGtagctttgaaaatttggaggcaATAAGGAGTGCTGGTGTAAAG TGCCCTCTACTGTGCAAAGAATTCATAATAGATGCATGGCAGATCTACTATGCTCGAATTAAAGGTGCAGATGCTGTTCTACTGATTGCTGCTGTTTTGCCTGATCTTGACATCAGATACATGATTAATGTCTGCAAGATGCTTGGCTTAGCAGCACTTGTGGAG GTTCATGATGAGAAGGAAATGGATCGTGTTCTTGGAATAGAGGGCATTGAGCTTATTGGTATCAACAATCGTAACCTTG AAACATTTAAGGTTGATATTAGTAACACAAAGAAGCTTCTTCAAGGAGAGCATGGCCAAAGGATCCTTCAAAAAGATATTATT GTAGTTGGTGAATCTGGGCTGTTTACTCCTGATCATATTGCATATGTACAAGCAGCTGGTGTTAAAGCT GTTTTGGTTGGGGAGTCAATTGTGAAACAAAGTGACCCTGCAGAAGGAATAACTGGACTATTTG CGGCAGCAGCTCAGGATTCCACCAGAGTTGAGCTATGCAACAGCAGTAGGAATGGCCGGTTGTTGCTGAGTAATGCAATGAATATTTCCACCTGCCAAAAATATCTCCCTTGCATTCAACTCCTACCACCTGAGCCGAACAAACATTTAATAACTTCATCCATGGGGAAAAATATACAAAGATTGTAG
- the LOC123196590 gene encoding serine/threonine-protein kinase 16-like, translated as MGCTFSGLNSLYDAVNGGGDVWINDNRFRILRQLGEGAFSYVFLVKEVITESSSITTGGLTKRVKDTSHLSDDGTYAMKKVLIQNNEQLELVREEIRVSSLFNHRNLLPLVDHAIISIKDNQEGSRNHEAYLLFPVHLDGTLMDNAQAMKAKKEFFSTLDVLQIFRQLCAGLGHMHGLEPPYAHNDVKPGNVLITNRKGQPPLAILMDFGSARPARRQIRSRSEALRLQEWAAEHCSAPYRAPELWDCPSHVDIDERTDIWSLGCTLYAIMYGVSPFEYALGESAGSLQLAVVNAQIKWPAGPNPPYPDALHKFVTWLLQPQAAVRPFIDDIIIHVDKLIAKFSQ; from the exons aTGGGGTGTACATTTTCTGGTTTAAACTCGCTGTACGACGCCGTTAATGGCGGAGGAGACGTCTGGATAAACGACAACAGGTTCAGGATCTTGCGGCAGCTCGGCGAGGGTGCATTCTCCTACGTCTTTTTGGTCAAAGAAGTCATCACCGAATCCTCGTCCATTACCACCGGTGGTCTCACCAAGAGAGTCAAAGACACATCTCACCTCTCCG ATGATGGAACATATGCAATGAAGAAAGTTTTGATTCAGAACAATGAGCAGCTGGAGTTAGTGAGAGAGGAGATTCGTGTTTCGTCTTTATTTAATCACCGAAATCTTCTTCCGCTGGTTGATCACGCTATAATTTCTATTAAG GATAACCAAGAAGGATCACGGAATCATGAAGCATACTTATTATTTCCAGTTCATTTGGATGGGACCCTAATGGATAATGCACAAGCAATGAAAGCTAAGAAGGAATTCTTTTCTACCTTAGATGTTCTTCAAATTTTCCGCCAG CTTTGTGCAGGACTTGGACATATGCATGGTTTGGAACCTCCATATGCTCATAATGATGTCAAACCTGGTAATGTTCTTATTACTAATAGAAAAGGCCAACCGCCTCTTGCAATATTGATGGATTTTGGGAGTGCTCGGCCTGCAAGAAGGCAAATTCGGTCTCGTTCGGAAGCTTTGCGGTTGCAG GAATGGGCAGCTGAACATTGTTCTGCACCATACCGGGCTCCTGAGCTGTGGGACTGCCCAAGCCATGTAGATATTGATGAGAGAACTGATATTTGGTCACTAGGATGCACTTTATATGCAATAAT GTATGGAGTATCTCCATTTGAGTATGCACTGGGAGAGTCTGCAGGAAGCCTGCAATTGGCTGTTGTTAATGCACAAATAAAATGGCCAGCCGGGCCAAATCCCCCATATCCTGACGCTCTCCACAAGTTTGTTACATGGTTGCTTCAGCCTCAGGCTGCGGTTCGCCCCTTCATCGACGATATCATAATTCATGTTGACAAGTTGATTGcaaaattttctcaataa
- the LOC123195488 gene encoding indole-3-glycerol phosphate synthase, chloroplastic-like isoform X4 encodes MEGLVSPRTVSLNLKAKLKPKHDYFSSLIVRSVPMDPHTRHTVAASIRAQQADSKDVSAVISPVKKDVEIALKVKEWELGMFQNEVAASQGIRIRRRAPTGPPLKYAGPFELQIQNEGNTPLNILEEIIWHKDVEVSQLKERMPIDILKKALQNAPPAREFIGALRAAHLRTGLPGLIAEVKKASPSRGIIREDFDPVKIAQAYEKGGAACLSVLTDEKYFKGSFENLEAIRSAGVKCPLLCKEFIIDAWQIYYARIKGADAVLLIAAVLPDLDIRYMINVCKMLGLAALVEVHDEKEMDRVLGIEGIELIGINNRNLETFKVDISNTKKLLQGEHGQRILQKDIIVVGESGLFTPDHIAYVQAAGVKAVLVGESIVKQSDPAEGITGLFGKSISL; translated from the exons ATGGAGGGCTTAGTTTCTCCGAGAACTGTATCGCTGAATCTCAAAGCCAAACTGAAGCCGAAACACGATTACTTCTCATCCTTAATCGTACGTTCCGTTCCAATGGACCCGCATACACGCCACACTGTCGCTGCCTCCATTCGAGCTCAACAG GCTGACAGCAAGGATGTGTCAGCTGTAATTTCTCCTGTGAAGAAGGATGTTGAGATTGCTCTTAAAGTGAAAGAGTGGGAACTGGGGATGTTCCAAAATGAGGTAGCTGCTAGCCAAGGTATAAGAATAAGGAGAAGGGCTCCAACTGGTCCTCCTTTGAAATATGCAGGACCCTTTGAATTGCAGATTCAGAATGAGGGCAATACTCCTCTGAACATTTTAGAGGAAATCATATGGCACAAGGATGTTGAGGTTTCTCAGTTAAAAGAAAGAATGCCAATTGATATACTGAAGAAAGCCCTTCAGAATGCTCCACCTGCTAGAGAGTTCATTGGAGCTCTTAGAGCTGCCCATTTACGAACTGGACTGCCTGGTTTGATTGCCGAAGTAAAGAAGGCTTCTCCCAGTAGGGGAATCATCAGAGAGGATTTTGATCCT GTTAAAATTGCCCAAGCCTATGAGAAAGGTGGAGCTGCATGCCTCAGTGTTTTGACGGATGAGAAGTATTTTAAA GGtagctttgaaaatttggaggcaATAAGGAGTGCTGGTGTAAAG TGCCCTCTACTGTGCAAAGAATTCATAATAGATGCATGGCAGATCTACTATGCTCGAATTAAAGGTGCAGATGCTGTTCTACTGATTGCTGCTGTTTTGCCTGATCTTGACATCAGATACATGATTAATGTCTGCAAGATGCTTGGCTTAGCAGCACTTGTGGAG GTTCATGATGAGAAGGAAATGGATCGTGTTCTTGGAATAGAGGGCATTGAGCTTATTGGTATCAACAATCGTAACCTTG AAACATTTAAGGTTGATATTAGTAACACAAAGAAGCTTCTTCAAGGAGAGCATGGCCAAAGGATCCTTCAAAAAGATATTATT GTAGTTGGTGAATCTGGGCTGTTTACTCCTGATCATATTGCATATGTACAAGCAGCTGGTGTTAAAGCT GTTTTGGTTGGGGAGTCAATTGTGAAACAAAGTGACCCTGCAGAAGGAATAACTGGACTATTTGGTAAAAGCATTTCTCTATGA